Proteins co-encoded in one Bos taurus isolate L1 Dominette 01449 registration number 42190680 breed Hereford chromosome X, ARS-UCD2.0, whole genome shotgun sequence genomic window:
- the DUSP9 gene encoding dual specificity protein phosphatase 9 isoform X1 translates to MEGLGRSCLWLRRELSPPRPRLLLLDCRSRELYESARIGGALSVALPALLLRRLRRGSLSVRALLPGPPLQPPPPAPVLLYDQGGGRHRRTEAEAEEWEADSVLGTLLQKLREEGYLAYYLQGGFSRFQAECPHLCETSLDRRGGPSMAPLPSPVVGLGGLCLGSDCSDVDSEPDRDAMSCGLDSEGATPPPAGLLPSFPVQILPNLYLGSARDSANVESLAKLGIRYILNVTPNLPNLFEKNGDFHYKQIPISDHWSQNLSQFFPEAIAFIDEALSQNCGVLVHCLAGVSRSVTVTVAYLMQKLHLSLNDAYDLVKRKKSNISPNFSFMGQLLDFERSLQLEERRARERGSGGQESAASDPPSFFTTPTSDGVFELDAT, encoded by the exons ATGGAGGGTCTGGGCCGCTCGTGCCTGTGGCTGCGCCGGGAGCTGTCGCCCCCGCGCCCGCGGCTGTTGCTGCTTGACTGCCGCAGCCGTGAGCTCTACGAGTCGGCGCGCATCGGCGGGGCGCTGAGCGTGGCCCTGCCCGCGCTGCTGCTGCGCCGCCTGCGGCGAGGGAGCCTGTCGGTGCGAGCGCTACTACCGGGGCCGCCGCTGCagccaccgccccccgccccggtgCTCCTGTACGACCAGGGCGGGGGCCGGCACCGGCGCACCGAGGCCGAGGCCGAGGAGTGGGAGGCCGACTCGGTGCTGGGCACTCTGCTGCAGAAGCTTCGGGAGGAAGGCTACCTGGCCTACTACCTACAGG GTGGCTTCAGCAGATTCCAGGCCGAGTGCCCTCACCTCTGTGAGACCAGCCTCGACCGCCGGGGGGGCCCGAGCATGGCCCCACTGCCCAGCCcagtggtggggctggggggcctgTGCCTGGGCTCCGACTGCTCTGATGTGGATTCCGAGCCTGACCGTGATGCCATGAGCTGCGGCCTGGATTCTGAGGGCGCCACACCCCCCCCAGCGGGGCTGCTGCCGTCCTTCCCTGTCCAGATCTTGCCCAACCTGTACCTGGGCAGTGCCCGTGATTCAGCCAACGTGGAGAGCTTGGCCAAGCTGGGCATCCGCTACATCCTCAATGTCACCCCCAACCTCCCCAACCTCTTCGAGAAGAATGGCGACTTTCACTACAAGCAGATCCCCATCTCGGACCACTGGAGCCAGAACTTGTCCCAGTTCTTTCCGGAGGCCATCGCGTTCATTG ACGAGGCCTTGTCGCAGAACTGCGGGGTGCTCGTTCACTGTCTGGCGGGTGTCAGCCGGTCCGTCACTGTCACCGTGGCCTACCTCATGCAGAAGCTGCACCTCTCGCTCAACGATGCCTACGATCTGGTCAAGAGGAAGAAGTCCAACATCTCGCCCAACTTCAGCTTCATGGGGCAGCTGCTGGACTTCGAGCGCAGCCTGCAGCTGGAAGAGCGCCGTGCCCGGGAGAGGGGCAGCGGGGGGCAGGAGTCAGCCGCCTCTGATCCCCCCTCTTTCTTCACCACCCCAACCAGCGATGGTGTCTTTGAGCTGGATGCCACATAG
- the DUSP9 gene encoding dual specificity protein phosphatase 9 isoform X2, whose product MEGLGRSCLWLRRELSPPRPRLLLLDCRSRELYESARIGGALSVALPALLLRRLRRGSLSVRALLPGPPLQPPPPAPVLLYDQGGGRHRRTEAEAEEWEADSVLGTLLQKLREEGYLAYYLQGGFSRFQAECPHLCETSLDRRGGPSMAPLPSPVVGLGGLCLGSDCSDVDSEPDRDAMSCGLDSEGATPPPAGLLPSFPVQILPNLYLGSARDSANVESLAKLGIRYILNVTPNLPNLFEKNGDFHYKQIPISDHWSQNLSQFFPEAIAFIEAAPLAQRCLRSGQEEEVQHLAQLQLHGAAAGLRAQPAAGRAPCPGEGQRGAGVSRL is encoded by the exons ATGGAGGGTCTGGGCCGCTCGTGCCTGTGGCTGCGCCGGGAGCTGTCGCCCCCGCGCCCGCGGCTGTTGCTGCTTGACTGCCGCAGCCGTGAGCTCTACGAGTCGGCGCGCATCGGCGGGGCGCTGAGCGTGGCCCTGCCCGCGCTGCTGCTGCGCCGCCTGCGGCGAGGGAGCCTGTCGGTGCGAGCGCTACTACCGGGGCCGCCGCTGCagccaccgccccccgccccggtgCTCCTGTACGACCAGGGCGGGGGCCGGCACCGGCGCACCGAGGCCGAGGCCGAGGAGTGGGAGGCCGACTCGGTGCTGGGCACTCTGCTGCAGAAGCTTCGGGAGGAAGGCTACCTGGCCTACTACCTACAGG GTGGCTTCAGCAGATTCCAGGCCGAGTGCCCTCACCTCTGTGAGACCAGCCTCGACCGCCGGGGGGGCCCGAGCATGGCCCCACTGCCCAGCCcagtggtggggctggggggcctgTGCCTGGGCTCCGACTGCTCTGATGTGGATTCCGAGCCTGACCGTGATGCCATGAGCTGCGGCCTGGATTCTGAGGGCGCCACACCCCCCCCAGCGGGGCTGCTGCCGTCCTTCCCTGTCCAGATCTTGCCCAACCTGTACCTGGGCAGTGCCCGTGATTCAGCCAACGTGGAGAGCTTGGCCAAGCTGGGCATCCGCTACATCCTCAATGTCACCCCCAACCTCCCCAACCTCTTCGAGAAGAATGGCGACTTTCACTACAAGCAGATCCCCATCTCGGACCACTGGAGCCAGAACTTGTCCCAGTTCTTTCCGGAGGCCATCGCGTTCATTG AAGCTGCACCTCTCGCTCAACGATGCCTACGATCTGGTCAAGAGGAAGAAGTCCAACATCTCGCCCAACTTCAGCTTCATGGGGCAGCTGCTGGACTTCGAGCGCAGCCTGCAGCTGGAAGAGCGCCGTGCCCGGGAGAGGGGCAGCGGGGGGCAGGAGTCAGCCGCCTCTGA